The Terriglobia bacterium genome contains a region encoding:
- a CDS encoding flagellar basal body L-ring protein FlgH, producing the protein MRCSSVLAAALLLLTGCSALHRGPAPSLEADVQRLESDLEVLPPFPVPAPSTGSLWTDSGPGAALVRDTRAFRANDLLTISVKESSLGSNQAATDLNRKAQADFGAPVAFGLENPSAAAGKFNLASVLSTNTDSKFAGDGKTSRSSQLEGYITTRVMRVLPNGDLVVAGQKNVMVNRDRQILTLVGSVRPVDVQANNQVDSSAVGELTVRLWGRGEVDDTVRQGWFMRIMNKLWPF; encoded by the coding sequence ATGAGATGCTCTTCCGTGCTCGCGGCCGCGCTGCTGCTTCTGACCGGCTGCTCGGCCCTCCACAGGGGCCCGGCGCCCAGCCTGGAAGCGGACGTTCAACGTCTCGAATCCGATCTCGAGGTGCTGCCGCCGTTTCCGGTGCCCGCTCCCTCCACCGGCTCCCTCTGGACCGACAGCGGGCCGGGGGCCGCGCTGGTGCGCGACACACGAGCGTTTCGTGCGAACGACCTCCTGACGATCTCCGTGAAGGAGTCCTCCCTCGGCAGCAACCAGGCGGCGACCGACCTGAACCGGAAGGCGCAGGCCGATTTCGGCGCTCCGGTAGCGTTCGGCCTCGAGAACCCGAGCGCCGCCGCGGGAAAGTTCAACCTGGCGAGCGTGCTCAGCACCAACACCGACTCGAAGTTCGCGGGCGACGGGAAGACCAGCCGCAGCAGCCAGCTCGAGGGGTACATCACCACCCGGGTGATGCGGGTCCTCCCCAACGGCGATCTCGTCGTAGCGGGGCAGAAGAACGTCATGGTGAATCGCGACCGCCAGATCCTGACCCTGGTCGGCTCCGTCCGACCTGTGGACGTGCAGGCGAACAACCAGGTCGACTCCTCCGCGGTGGGCGAGCTGACCGTGAGGCTGTGGGGACGCGGAGAAGTGGACGATACCGTCCGCCAGGGCTGGTTCATGCGGATCATGAACAAGCTCTGGCCGTTCTGA
- a CDS encoding flagellar hook basal-body protein yields MNSQLYTAASGLLAEERRLELISNNLANLSTPGYRAQRAFSTVYQKFGADAGEGVRAANAGVALAGTYEVPGPGPMRETGRSLDLALEPDQLLVVRTGAAKRYTRDGALEITSAGALTDAAGHPVAGSDGNPITGLTPGTSVTVDGRLVDGETELGRLLVVRDAKHVLRQEGSNLLTAEGDDASLETVADPSVRPGWLEGSGTNALGELIELIQSQRAFETYQKLVATTMNEVNQKAVNDITG; encoded by the coding sequence ATGAACAGCCAGCTCTACACCGCCGCGTCCGGTCTCCTGGCCGAGGAGCGGCGGCTCGAACTGATCTCGAACAACCTGGCGAACCTCTCGACCCCGGGGTATCGGGCCCAGCGGGCGTTTTCGACGGTGTACCAGAAGTTCGGCGCCGACGCCGGGGAGGGTGTCCGGGCGGCCAACGCCGGGGTCGCGCTGGCCGGGACCTACGAGGTGCCGGGGCCGGGACCGATGCGCGAGACCGGGCGCTCCCTCGACCTCGCGCTCGAGCCCGACCAGCTCCTCGTGGTGCGGACCGGCGCCGCGAAGAGATACACACGAGACGGCGCGCTCGAGATCACTTCCGCGGGCGCGCTGACCGACGCCGCGGGTCATCCCGTCGCCGGCTCCGACGGAAACCCGATCACGGGCCTGACCCCCGGCACGTCCGTGACCGTCGACGGGCGCCTCGTGGACGGTGAGACCGAGCTGGGACGCCTCCTGGTGGTGCGTGACGCGAAGCACGTGCTCCGGCAGGAGGGAAGCAACCTGCTCACCGCGGAGGGCGACGACGCCTCCCTCGAGACCGTGGCCGATCCTTCGGTGCGCCCCGGCTGGCTCGAGGGCTCCGGCACGAACGCCCTCGGAGAGCTGATCGAGCTGATCCAGTCCCAGCGCGCGTTCGAGACCTACCAGAAGCTGGTCGCGACGACGATGAACGAGGTGAACCAGAAGGCCGTCAACGACATCACCGGCTAG
- a CDS encoding flagellar assembly protein FliW produces the protein MSESTVFGTADATICFEEGIIGVPRARRFELLERNGSTVRILRCLDIEGFALPVTDPRLADENYRPELGGRVQEALDLSTGDPVLLLAVTTLEPGGPVANLRAPLVVNVRRQRAMQVILDDKSYPLRAPVGRSA, from the coding sequence ATGAGCGAGTCCACGGTCTTCGGCACCGCCGACGCCACGATCTGCTTCGAGGAGGGGATCATCGGCGTCCCCCGCGCCCGCCGCTTCGAGCTCCTCGAGAGGAACGGGTCGACGGTGAGGATCCTGCGCTGCCTCGACATCGAGGGGTTCGCGCTCCCCGTCACCGACCCGCGTCTCGCGGACGAGAACTACCGGCCGGAGCTGGGCGGGCGGGTGCAGGAGGCGCTGGACCTCTCGACCGGCGATCCGGTTCTGCTGCTGGCGGTGACGACCCTCGAGCCCGGAGGCCCCGTGGCGAACCTCCGCGCCCCGCTGGTGGTCAACGTGCGACGACAGCGTGCGATGCAGGTGATCCTGGACGACAAGTCCTATCCGCTGCGCGCTCCCGTTGGCAGGAGCGCGTAA
- the flgA gene encoding flagellar basal body P-ring formation chaperone FlgA: MPRSAWVLSALLVAGVGAPAARGEPGPGTAETIAGASVAAEIEKAAAEAVRARVRPPDRIEVVLSRSDGGSFPASEPLRLEILDVVGPNTSGSARVRLRVLAGDRPVGEARATVRCEVRGPALVARRTLARGAPIPADAVEVADCNLTRMTEPPLREPGQVRGLAPVRTLGTGQVLAASLVGGAPVVHRGQPVSLKIETERMSVIASGTARRDGAVGETVTAENAATGAVVTGSVQPDGSILVVRGNPSRGKRS, from the coding sequence ATGCCGCGTTCCGCGTGGGTCCTGTCGGCCTTGTTGGTCGCCGGCGTCGGCGCGCCCGCTGCGCGCGGGGAGCCGGGTCCCGGAACCGCCGAGACGATCGCGGGAGCGTCGGTCGCCGCGGAGATCGAGAAGGCCGCCGCGGAGGCCGTGCGGGCCCGGGTCCGGCCGCCCGACCGGATCGAGGTCGTCCTCAGCCGTTCGGACGGCGGGTCGTTCCCCGCCTCGGAGCCCTTGAGGCTCGAAATCCTCGACGTCGTCGGGCCGAACACTTCGGGATCGGCCCGGGTCCGCCTTCGCGTCCTGGCGGGGGACCGCCCCGTGGGGGAGGCGCGGGCGACGGTCCGCTGCGAGGTCCGTGGGCCGGCGCTGGTGGCGCGTCGCACGCTGGCTCGCGGCGCACCGATTCCGGCGGATGCGGTCGAGGTGGCCGATTGCAACTTGACGCGCATGACCGAGCCGCCGCTGCGCGAGCCGGGCCAGGTCCGAGGCCTCGCGCCCGTGAGGACGCTCGGGACGGGGCAGGTCCTCGCCGCATCCCTCGTCGGCGGGGCGCCGGTGGTGCACCGCGGCCAGCCGGTGAGCCTCAAGATCGAGACGGAGCGGATGTCCGTCATCGCCTCGGGCACCGCGCGGCGCGACGGCGCCGTGGGGGAGACGGTCACCGCCGAGAACGCCGCCACCGGCGCCGTGGTCACGGGCTCCGTGCAGCCCGACGGCTCGATCCTGGTGGTTCGAGGGAACCCCTCGAGGGGGAAGCGATCATGA
- a CDS encoding FliM/FliN family flagellar motor switch protein, with the protein MSEGPLLRPEEVAGVLSGMEVERVEAVSAETGRGPVPYSLREPIAIPPGTEAAAKKRIESLVSALQDSLRRELGDDLALEVDALQQLGVSAALSTVPPPAWVPSFSRADGGGIALVLAPGTGLALVERALGGPGVPSESGREPTGVELRVVARLAAAAAGPLGTACGTPLSAGDIGVGSVPAAIAAPGETVGVGLLRVRLGDAERSALLLVPASLLLPSRTAQEAAGKVRIGCLAPALERVRVEARPVLRAGRISFGDLLELAQGAVLRLDVPEGAALDLRIGGQALFRGRIVRTKDGCTFGVEWRRTRREPAARRVDS; encoded by the coding sequence ATGAGCGAGGGACCGCTGTTGCGCCCCGAGGAGGTCGCCGGGGTGCTGTCCGGCATGGAAGTCGAGCGGGTCGAGGCGGTCTCCGCGGAAACGGGGCGAGGGCCGGTCCCTTACTCGTTGCGCGAGCCCATCGCCATCCCGCCGGGGACCGAGGCCGCGGCGAAGAAGCGGATCGAGTCGCTGGTGTCGGCGCTCCAGGATTCGCTGCGCCGCGAGCTGGGCGACGATCTGGCGCTCGAGGTGGACGCGCTCCAGCAGCTGGGAGTCTCGGCGGCCCTGTCCACCGTGCCTCCTCCCGCGTGGGTCCCCTCCTTCTCGCGGGCGGATGGTGGAGGCATCGCCCTCGTCCTCGCCCCGGGAACGGGCCTCGCCCTGGTGGAACGGGCGCTCGGTGGGCCCGGAGTGCCTTCCGAGAGCGGCCGAGAGCCGACCGGTGTCGAGCTTCGCGTGGTGGCGCGCCTCGCCGCAGCCGCCGCTGGACCGCTGGGTACGGCGTGTGGAACCCCGCTGAGCGCGGGAGACATCGGGGTCGGCAGCGTTCCGGCGGCCATCGCCGCGCCCGGCGAGACCGTGGGGGTCGGACTGCTGAGGGTGCGGCTCGGCGACGCGGAGCGGAGCGCGCTGTTGCTGGTGCCGGCGAGCCTGCTCCTGCCGTCGAGGACGGCGCAGGAGGCCGCGGGAAAGGTGCGGATCGGGTGCCTGGCCCCCGCTCTCGAACGGGTGCGGGTCGAGGCGCGACCGGTCTTGAGGGCCGGCCGGATCAGCTTCGGGGACCTCCTCGAGCTGGCGCAGGGCGCCGTGCTCCGTCTCGATGTTCCCGAAGGAGCCGCGCTCGATCTGCGGATCGGTGGGCAGGCGCTCTTCAGGGGGCGGATCGTTCGAACGAAGGACGGGTGCACGTTCGGTGTCGAGTGGCGACGAACGCGGCGGGAGCCCGCCGCGAGGAGGGTGGATTCATGA
- the flgM gene encoding flagellar biosynthesis anti-sigma factor FlgM — translation MKINGADGSGGARRLERPVDSHRVRKPEASRAGNQDRVELSAEARQVAALAEASGGLPAVRQDKVDTLRRALDAGTYQVDPRRLARAILEFEDGIPDKS, via the coding sequence ATGAAGATCAACGGAGCGGACGGTTCGGGGGGAGCGCGGAGGCTGGAACGGCCCGTGGACTCGCACCGCGTCCGCAAACCGGAGGCGTCCAGGGCCGGGAACCAAGACCGGGTCGAGCTGTCCGCGGAGGCACGGCAAGTGGCCGCCCTCGCGGAGGCCTCGGGCGGTCTTCCCGCGGTTCGCCAGGACAAGGTCGACACGCTGCGCAGGGCTCTCGATGCGGGAACGTACCAAGTGGACCCGCGCCGGCTCGCCCGCGCCATCCTGGAGTTCGAGGATGGAATTCCCGACAAATCCTGA
- a CDS encoding carbon storage regulator: MLVLTRKIGASVVLGNTIRITVLELSHGVVRLGFEAPPDVSIYRDEIHREIARSNQAAMENATSEGNR, translated from the coding sequence ATGCTCGTTCTCACCCGGAAGATCGGAGCGAGTGTCGTCCTCGGCAACACGATCCGCATCACCGTGCTCGAGCTGTCGCACGGCGTCGTCCGATTGGGATTCGAGGCCCCGCCCGACGTGTCGATCTACCGCGATGAGATCCACCGGGAGATCGCGCGGAGCAATCAGGCGGCGATGGAGAACGCGACCTCGGAAGGGAATCGGTAG
- the fliA gene encoding RNA polymerase sigma factor FliA — MEPRPWSDAVRTGESAGRRVFLESHMDVVRYMALRIAGRLPASVEIDDLVHDGIVGLLDAAAKFDPSRGVRFRTYAEARVRGAILDGLRHRDWRPRSVRRGQRELDEAVGRLTTVNGRAASEEEIADAMGLDLETYRSLLQDVSAGPLLSLEDMPPGFDPGSSGEGPLPGHALERRDLLSALAEELERLPERERRVMELYYHEELNMKEVGAVLGVTESRVCQLHAQAASRLRVALEARLHFAPVAEAVPAIAGRSRRTP; from the coding sequence ATGGAGCCCCGGCCGTGGTCCGATGCGGTGCGTACGGGCGAGTCCGCCGGGCGGCGTGTCTTTCTCGAATCGCACATGGACGTGGTGCGGTACATGGCGCTCAGGATCGCGGGGCGCCTGCCGGCCAGCGTCGAGATCGACGACCTGGTGCACGACGGCATCGTCGGACTGCTCGACGCGGCCGCCAAGTTCGACCCGTCCCGCGGCGTGCGGTTCCGGACCTACGCCGAGGCGAGGGTGCGCGGGGCGATCCTCGACGGGTTGCGACATCGCGACTGGAGGCCGAGGTCGGTTCGCCGCGGCCAGCGCGAGCTGGACGAGGCGGTCGGGCGGCTCACGACGGTCAACGGACGGGCGGCGAGCGAGGAGGAGATCGCGGACGCCATGGGGCTCGACCTCGAGACCTACCGCAGCCTGCTCCAGGACGTGAGCGCCGGGCCCCTTCTGTCCCTCGAGGACATGCCCCCGGGCTTCGACCCGGGCTCGAGCGGGGAAGGACCGCTCCCCGGCCACGCCCTCGAGCGGCGCGACCTGCTCTCGGCTCTGGCCGAGGAGCTCGAGCGGCTCCCGGAGCGGGAGCGGCGGGTGATGGAGCTGTACTACCACGAAGAGCTGAACATGAAGGAGGTGGGCGCGGTGCTCGGCGTCACCGAGTCGAGGGTGTGCCAGCTCCACGCCCAGGCCGCGTCGCGGCTCCGCGTCGCCCTCGAGGCACGGCTGCACTTCGCGCCGGTTGCCGAGGCCGTTCCGGCCATCGCCGGTCGTAGCAGGAGAACGCCATGA
- the flgK gene encoding flagellar hook-associated protein FlgK yields the protein MNLFSYFDIGRRLMNASRLGLQVAGDNIANASTPGYARRRLELSPGMPVEVPGGWLDQGVDVARISRMQDQFVAFSLEREQGGLGESDEQLRGLQDIQSVFGTLDGDGVASALSAFSSEFTQLAAQPEDAGARRGAVSAADMLARSIGDAYGRLEAQRRQEDTATDEMVKQVNTLASELASLNRQIVEDEGGGSVASTPRDQRTLVLQKLSELTGGVSVTGTDGRVSFELPAGVTLVTGDNALPLETTRRADGMLAVAAGGDGSDVTSRLRGGRLGALLSLRDDSITRSEGMLNDLATDLTQRANALTSGARDGSGNPGGPLFVPNPPAAAGAAGFIAVNPNLLQNPSLLAVSASGAPGDGSVAASIAGLPDQASATLGGKSPAEFLADSLTRLGDDISQTDVSHGVSQSLVDGLTQQQDSVSGVSLDEEATNLIQNQRSFEAAAKFIEIIDLVTQTALSLVQP from the coding sequence ATGAACCTCTTCAGCTACTTCGACATCGGCCGGCGCCTGATGAACGCGTCCCGCCTCGGTCTGCAGGTCGCGGGGGACAACATCGCGAACGCATCGACCCCCGGCTACGCGAGGCGGCGGCTCGAGCTCAGCCCCGGCATGCCGGTGGAGGTTCCGGGAGGATGGCTCGACCAGGGCGTCGACGTCGCCCGGATCAGCCGGATGCAGGACCAGTTCGTGGCGTTCAGCCTGGAGCGAGAGCAGGGGGGGCTCGGGGAGTCCGACGAGCAGCTGCGCGGCCTCCAGGACATCCAATCGGTCTTCGGGACGCTGGACGGCGATGGGGTCGCATCGGCCCTGTCGGCCTTCTCGAGCGAATTCACCCAGCTCGCGGCCCAGCCCGAGGACGCGGGGGCCCGGCGCGGCGCGGTCTCGGCGGCCGACATGCTGGCCCGGTCGATCGGCGACGCGTACGGCAGGCTCGAGGCCCAGCGCCGTCAGGAGGACACGGCGACCGACGAGATGGTGAAGCAGGTCAACACGCTCGCTTCGGAGCTCGCCTCGCTGAATCGGCAGATCGTCGAGGACGAGGGCGGGGGGAGCGTCGCGTCGACGCCTCGCGACCAGCGGACGCTGGTCCTGCAGAAGCTCTCCGAGCTGACGGGGGGCGTCTCCGTCACGGGGACGGACGGCCGGGTGAGCTTCGAGCTGCCGGCCGGGGTGACCCTGGTGACGGGCGACAACGCGCTCCCGCTCGAGACCACGCGGCGCGCCGACGGGATGCTGGCCGTGGCCGCGGGCGGCGATGGCAGCGACGTCACGTCGCGGCTCCGCGGCGGGAGGCTCGGCGCCCTCCTGAGCCTCCGCGACGATTCGATCACGAGAAGCGAAGGCATGTTGAACGACCTCGCCACCGACTTGACGCAGCGAGCCAACGCGCTCACGTCGGGGGCCAGGGACGGGAGCGGAAACCCCGGCGGGCCGCTGTTCGTTCCGAATCCACCGGCCGCGGCGGGAGCCGCGGGGTTCATCGCGGTGAACCCGAACCTCCTGCAGAATCCCTCGCTGCTCGCGGTGTCCGCGTCGGGTGCTCCCGGAGACGGCTCCGTGGCGGCATCGATCGCCGGGCTTCCCGACCAGGCCTCGGCGACGCTCGGGGGGAAGAGCCCGGCGGAATTCCTGGCCGACTCCCTCACGCGCCTCGGCGACGACATCAGCCAGACGGACGTCTCGCACGGCGTGTCCCAGAGCCTCGTGGACGGTCTCACCCAGCAGCAGGACAGCGTATCGGGGGTGTCGCTCGACGAGGAGGCGACGAACCTGATACAGAACCAGCGCTCGTTCGAAGCGGCGGCGAAGTTCATCGAGATCATCGACTTGGTGACCCAGACCGCCCTCAGCCTCGTGCAGCCGTAG
- a CDS encoding MinD/ParA family protein, which translates to MIANASAGAALRRPLAVAITGSKGGVGKSNLAINLAVALKRCGRRVLLVDGDLGLANVDVLLGLVPSRTVEHLLSGAARLEELLLTGPEGIRILPAASGVPELTRLASPARARLVEALARASEFSDDVLVDTGAGLGEATLSLQLAASRVVVVTTSEPTSLVDAYATLKVLWCADPEKPVDFVVNGVQDQEEAEGAYRQIAKAALHFLGREPGWLGPVFHDPRVAKAVRQQRALLDLYPTSRAARCYERIALALASRVDMAQGGDDYWQRLLHGAASELPQ; encoded by the coding sequence ATGATCGCGAACGCCTCGGCAGGTGCCGCCCTCCGCCGCCCTCTCGCCGTGGCCATCACCGGGAGCAAGGGGGGCGTCGGCAAGAGCAATCTCGCGATCAACCTCGCGGTCGCGCTGAAGCGGTGCGGCCGCCGCGTCCTCCTGGTGGACGGGGACCTGGGGCTCGCCAACGTGGACGTGCTCCTGGGACTCGTCCCGTCGCGCACCGTGGAGCACCTGCTCTCCGGGGCGGCCAGGCTCGAGGAGCTGCTCCTCACCGGTCCGGAGGGGATCCGCATCCTGCCAGCGGCGTCGGGCGTTCCCGAGCTCACCCGGCTCGCATCGCCCGCCAGGGCTCGCCTCGTCGAAGCGCTGGCCCGGGCCTCGGAATTCTCCGACGACGTGCTGGTGGACACCGGGGCCGGGCTCGGGGAAGCGACGCTCTCGCTGCAGCTGGCCGCGTCGCGCGTCGTCGTGGTGACCACCTCGGAGCCCACGTCGCTGGTGGACGCCTACGCCACGCTCAAGGTCCTGTGGTGCGCGGACCCTGAGAAGCCCGTCGACTTCGTGGTCAACGGGGTCCAGGACCAGGAAGAGGCGGAGGGGGCCTACCGGCAGATCGCGAAGGCCGCGCTGCACTTCCTCGGCCGCGAGCCCGGGTGGCTCGGTCCCGTGTTCCACGACCCGCGGGTGGCCAAGGCGGTGCGCCAGCAACGGGCGCTCCTCGATCTCTACCCCACGAGCCGCGCGGCTCGCTGCTACGAGCGGATCGCCCTCGCGCTCGCCTCGAGGGTCGACATGGCACAGGGGGGCGACGACTACTGGCAGCGCCTGCTCCACGGCGCCGCGTCGGAGCTCCCGCAATGA
- a CDS encoding FliM/FliN family flagellar motor switch protein — translation MSDTTPGGAFLELEFPVEVWLAAETVPLERLLDLEPGGLLPLSKDPDGPVDLVVNREVVASGELVIVDGKFGFRVTTTALQRLARIEPDPGGKVHP, via the coding sequence ATGAGCGACACGACGCCCGGCGGCGCTTTCCTCGAGCTGGAGTTTCCGGTCGAGGTCTGGCTCGCAGCGGAGACCGTCCCCCTCGAGCGGCTCCTCGATCTGGAGCCGGGCGGCCTTCTGCCGCTTTCGAAGGACCCGGATGGGCCGGTGGATCTCGTGGTGAATCGCGAGGTGGTCGCGTCCGGGGAACTGGTGATCGTGGACGGGAAGTTCGGGTTCCGCGTGACGACGACCGCGCTCCAGCGTCTCGCCCGGATCGAGCCCGATCCCGGTGGCAAGGTGCATCCATGA
- the flgG gene encoding flagellar basal-body rod protein FlgG, with protein MQRALWSAASGMEAQQLQIDTIANNLANVNTNGFKRSRAEFQDLLYQTITAPGAPSSSTTKNPAGIQLGLGTKPASVKKLFSQGDFKKTDNPLDIVIQGQGFFKVLMPDGTLAYTRDGAFTANRDGQLVTSQGYQLDPPITLPPDTLSITIGADGTVSVTQPGQATATEIGQVELATFVNPTGLQSLGGNLFQPTAASGDAVDGMPGLEGLGTVAQGFLEVSNVSIVNEMVDMIAAQRAYELNSKAIRASDEMMQQVNALVR; from the coding sequence ATGCAGAGAGCCCTGTGGAGCGCCGCGTCGGGCATGGAGGCGCAGCAGCTCCAGATCGACACCATCGCGAACAACCTGGCCAACGTGAACACCAACGGGTTCAAGCGCAGCCGGGCGGAGTTTCAGGACCTGCTCTACCAGACGATCACCGCTCCGGGCGCTCCGTCGTCCTCGACCACGAAGAACCCCGCGGGGATCCAGCTCGGGCTCGGGACGAAGCCGGCCTCGGTCAAGAAGCTGTTCAGCCAGGGGGATTTCAAGAAGACCGACAACCCCTTGGACATCGTGATCCAGGGGCAGGGGTTCTTCAAGGTGCTGATGCCCGACGGAACCCTGGCGTACACGCGCGACGGCGCGTTCACCGCCAACCGGGACGGGCAGCTCGTCACCTCGCAGGGGTACCAGCTCGACCCGCCGATCACCCTGCCGCCGGACACGCTGTCCATCACGATCGGGGCGGACGGCACCGTGAGCGTCACGCAGCCCGGCCAGGCGACCGCCACCGAGATCGGCCAGGTCGAGCTGGCCACCTTCGTGAACCCGACCGGGCTCCAGAGCCTCGGCGGCAACCTCTTCCAGCCCACCGCGGCCTCCGGCGATGCGGTCGACGGGATGCCGGGGCTCGAGGGCCTGGGCACGGTCGCCCAGGGGTTCCTGGAGGTGTCGAACGTGAGCATCGTGAACGAGATGGTGGACATGATCGCGGCGCAGCGCGCCTACGAGCTGAATTCCAAGGCGATTCGCGCTTCCGACGAGATGATGCAGCAGGTCAACGCCCTGGTGCGCTGA
- a CDS encoding flagellar basal body P-ring protein FlgI, with protein sequence MRGWFPLAAAVLLIAAPLGASPEVRVKDLVTVEGVRSNPLIGYGLVVGLQGTGDGTQAAFTIQSLANMLRRSGVSVPQAAVRVRNVAAVMITAALPPFARSGQVLDIQVSSIGDAKSLQGGTLLMTPLTGPDGATYAVAQGAVSIGGAFLGGGGGNTTQKNHPTAGRIPGGATVERAVPVDLAAATSFRLLLDEPDFATASRVAEAINAAFGQPLARAEDPVAVRVNPPADLASDPVGLLAKVEAVEVRPDAAARVVINEKTGTVVMGSDVRVSKVALAHGNLTVEVRTHLEASQPAPFAPKGETLVLPQKEVTVEEGPSRVITLEDGVSVGEIVQALNTLGVSARDMIAIFQAMHAAGALHAELVIL encoded by the coding sequence ATGCGTGGATGGTTCCCGCTCGCCGCGGCCGTGCTCCTGATCGCGGCCCCGCTCGGCGCCTCCCCCGAGGTGCGGGTCAAGGACCTCGTGACCGTGGAGGGAGTCCGCTCGAACCCGCTGATCGGCTACGGGCTCGTGGTCGGGCTCCAGGGGACCGGCGACGGCACCCAGGCCGCGTTCACGATCCAGAGCCTCGCCAACATGCTGCGGAGGAGCGGGGTCTCGGTCCCGCAGGCCGCGGTCCGCGTTCGCAACGTGGCTGCCGTGATGATCACCGCCGCGCTTCCGCCGTTCGCCCGATCGGGCCAGGTCCTCGACATCCAGGTGTCGTCCATCGGCGACGCGAAGAGCCTGCAGGGCGGCACTCTTCTCATGACCCCGCTCACGGGGCCCGACGGCGCGACGTACGCGGTGGCGCAGGGAGCGGTCTCCATCGGGGGCGCCTTCCTCGGCGGTGGCGGCGGCAACACGACCCAAAAGAACCACCCCACGGCGGGGCGGATCCCCGGGGGCGCGACGGTCGAGCGGGCGGTGCCGGTGGATCTCGCCGCGGCGACCTCTTTCCGCCTGCTCCTCGACGAGCCGGACTTCGCCACCGCGTCCCGTGTGGCCGAAGCGATCAATGCCGCGTTCGGCCAGCCGCTGGCCCGCGCGGAGGATCCGGTGGCCGTGCGCGTCAATCCGCCCGCGGACCTCGCCTCGGACCCGGTCGGCCTGCTGGCGAAGGTGGAAGCCGTCGAGGTGCGTCCCGACGCCGCGGCCCGCGTCGTGATCAACGAGAAGACGGGCACGGTGGTGATGGGGAGCGACGTGAGGGTGTCCAAGGTCGCGCTGGCCCACGGAAACCTGACCGTCGAGGTTCGCACGCACCTCGAGGCGTCGCAGCCGGCTCCGTTCGCCCCGAAGGGCGAGACCCTGGTGCTGCCGCAGAAGGAGGTGACGGTGGAGGAAGGACCGAGCCGCGTGATCACCCTCGAGGACGGCGTGAGCGTGGGCGAGATCGTACAGGCCCTGAACACGCTCGGGGTCTCCGCCCGCGACATGATCGCGATCTTCCAGGCCATGCACGCCGCCGGAGCGCTCCACGCGGAGCTGGTGATCCTGTGA
- a CDS encoding peptidoglycan DD-metalloendopeptidase family protein, translated as MTKASPVSLDPAAVKAAGERVRLRQAAEAFEALMVKTLLKSMSKAQLENGFFGDGPGASTYQEIFEEQFAERIAEGSPFGIARMLEEQLAERVDPAREVSEALNKAAEAQAREAYGAAAEAGGGRLPSAPPRPKAPSPAPSAPVQPSHDRSGKMDIRHTFPSVSSSFGWRRDPFDGSPRWHEGVDLPAPVGTPVLAVAPGEVVSVTRGGGYGLEVVVRHDLGWTTRYAHLSGAEVREGQKVGRGTLLGEVGSTGRSTGPHLHFEAAREGQKVDPAVAAPGSLRAQVLRGQADEN; from the coding sequence GTGACGAAGGCTTCTCCCGTCTCGCTCGACCCGGCGGCCGTCAAGGCCGCCGGCGAGCGCGTCCGCCTCCGGCAAGCGGCGGAAGCGTTCGAAGCGCTGATGGTGAAGACGCTCCTCAAGAGCATGTCCAAGGCGCAGCTCGAGAACGGGTTCTTCGGCGATGGACCGGGCGCCTCCACCTACCAGGAGATCTTCGAGGAGCAGTTCGCGGAGCGCATCGCTGAGGGGTCTCCCTTCGGCATCGCTCGCATGCTCGAGGAACAGCTCGCCGAGCGCGTCGATCCCGCTCGAGAAGTGAGCGAGGCCCTCAACAAGGCCGCCGAGGCGCAGGCGAGGGAAGCCTACGGGGCTGCCGCGGAGGCGGGGGGCGGCCGGCTTCCATCCGCTCCGCCACGGCCGAAGGCTCCGTCCCCGGCCCCGAGTGCCCCCGTGCAGCCGAGCCACGATCGCTCGGGGAAGATGGACATTCGCCATACTTTTCCATCAGTGTCGAGTTCGTTTGGTTGGAGGCGGGATCCCTTCGACGGCTCGCCGCGATGGCACGAGGGCGTTGACCTCCCCGCACCGGTGGGCACTCCAGTCCTCGCCGTCGCGCCGGGGGAGGTCGTTTCGGTGACCCGCGGCGGAGGTTACGGTCTAGAGGTGGTCGTGCGGCACGACTTGGGCTGGACGACGCGCTACGCCCACCTTTCGGGGGCCGAGGTCCGGGAGGGCCAGAAAGTAGGTCGGGGAACGCTTCTGGGGGAGGTCGGCAGCACCGGACGCTCGACCGGCCCTCATCTGCATTTCGAGGCCGCCCGGGAGGGGCAGAAGGTGGACCCCGCCGTGGCGGCCCCGGGCTCTCTTCGCGCTCAAGTCCTGCGGGGGCAGGCCGATGAGAATTGA